Proteins encoded together in one bacterium window:
- a CDS encoding TerB family tellurite resistance protein, with product MATWKGKAIGAGLGWFLMGPLGAIIGAVIGHGYDEKANRRAALEGHGGPGSDPWAGQTHAYQQAQRARPRQTYDRVRDLSNDDRQLIFVTNLATLLVSVAMADGVFRPEEERSILSFFKRNGFAGGDLDLIKRIVKEVARQKPDLAAVCSEFSRIAKRQDRLLLLRTLYMVAMSDREFHPEERRVIDAIAKHLSISESEKRSIASEFVSDEDRYYQVLGLSEGATDEEIKKAYHEQAGKYHPDRVSHLGKEFIQLANQRFQAINEAYHALRDARRHDD from the coding sequence ATGGCGACATGGAAAGGGAAGGCAATAGGAGCAGGCCTCGGCTGGTTCCTGATGGGTCCGCTTGGGGCGATCATTGGCGCCGTAATCGGGCACGGATACGATGAGAAGGCCAATAGGAGGGCGGCGCTTGAAGGCCACGGGGGTCCGGGCTCTGACCCGTGGGCCGGACAGACACACGCCTACCAACAGGCACAGCGAGCCAGGCCGCGGCAGACATACGATCGTGTCCGCGACCTCTCAAATGACGACAGGCAGCTTATCTTCGTGACGAATCTGGCGACGCTGCTGGTCTCGGTCGCGATGGCAGACGGCGTGTTTAGGCCCGAGGAGGAGCGCTCGATCCTCTCCTTCTTTAAGCGCAACGGCTTTGCAGGCGGCGATCTGGACCTCATAAAGCGCATCGTGAAGGAGGTTGCTCGACAGAAGCCGGACCTGGCCGCCGTGTGCAGTGAGTTCAGCCGTATCGCCAAGCGACAGGACCGTCTGCTGCTGCTCAGGACGCTCTACATGGTTGCGATGTCTGACCGCGAGTTCCATCCCGAGGAGAGGCGCGTCATCGACGCGATAGCAAAGCATCTCAGCATTTCCGAGAGCGAGAAGCGGTCGATAGCGTCCGAGTTCGTCTCGGACGAGGACCGTTATTATCAGGTGCTCGGTCTGTCCGAAGGCGCGACTGATGAGGAGATCAAGAAGGCCTATCACGAGCAGGCGGGGAAGTACCACCCGGACCGTGTTTCGCACCTCGGCAAGGAGTTCATTCAGCTTGCCAACCAGCGGTTCCAGGCGATCAACGAGGCGTATCATGCACTGCGGGACGCACGCCGACATGACGACTGA